One region of Podospora bellae-mahoneyi strain CBS 112042 chromosome 1 map unlocalized CBS112042p_1.2, whole genome shotgun sequence genomic DNA includes:
- a CDS encoding uncharacterized protein (BUSCO:EOG09262G8Y; EggNog:ENOG503NUC4; COG:Q): MRVPPPPFVKRLTSPPVINIKSGATFFRRHPSSLPPPHQRAHLQPHKNDNPPLFKGISFQVPSHLSQSPQQNESSWVVVGPSRSGKTTFLQMLRGELHCSPISARTWPWLTQHNLTPQTAIKYVGFNGKGISEVTTSAYLSARYESLREDTDFSLKEYLLGQTQFNLGHIPGEHVISQHLFDKVVKDLSLVELLDTPVAFLSNGQSRRAAIAKALMAEPEVLLLDEPFVGLDPGASRALSVMLKTLAERASPRVVISCRPQDPLPGWIQRVVYLEGAGEVAIAGQLEIEGAEDAFVKEAGGRSQVEIITDADEGALGEPLVEMNGCKVRYGNKVALGNWDGGLHWTVRRGQRWGVFGPNGSGKTTIVALLCSDHPQTYSLPIKLFGRNRMPEPGSGERPLTFWDIQSRIGHSSPEIHKHMPRGLNVQQVLESAWADTFKGVPKLDEDAKQKVKATLRWFEKELNPRYSKDKDGPRDDVAWAQDYLFGGLSFSAQRVLLFLRAIIKHPDIVVLDEAFSGMDEYVRDKCMLFLACGEEKAYAADRTVVEHPAPEKIKLKGLGEDQALICISHVKEEVPDCVKEWLCLPEPNMGLPARFGQLEKPLRTDEDTWMHTIWGLKRRN, translated from the coding sequence ATGCGtgtccctcctccacctttcGTCAAACGGCTCACCAGCCCACccgtcatcaacatcaagtCAGGAGCTACCTTTTTCCGCCGACATCCCTCCTCTCTGcctccaccacatcaacgTGCTCATCTGCAGCCACACAAGAATGATAACCCCCCACTATTCAAGGGAATCTCGTTCCAGGTCCCCTCGCATCTTTCCCAGTCACCTCAGCAAAATGAGTCCAGCTGGGTAGTCGTCGGCCCTTCACGCTCCGGCAAAACCACCTTTCTTCAGATGCTCCGTGGAGAGCTCCATTGCTCCCCAATCTCGGCGAGGACATGGCCTTGGctcacacaacacaacctcaccccTCAAACAGCTATCAAATACGTTGGATTCAACGGCAAGGGGATATCAGAGGTCACTACTTCGGCTTACCTGTCAGCGAGATATGAGAGTCTGAGAGAAGACACAGACTTTTCTCTCAAGGAATATCTACTTGGCCAGACGCAGTTCAACCTAGGCCATATTCCAGGGGAGCATGTCATCAGTCAGCATCTTTTCGACAAAGTTGTCAAAGACCTGAGTTTGGTCGAGCTGCTGGATACCCCTGTGGCCTTCTTGTCAAATGGGCAGTCAAGGCGAGCGGCGATTGCCAAGGCTTTGATGGCGGAACCAGAGGTACTCTTGCTGGACGAGCCGTTTGTGGGGCTGGATCCTGGAGCGTCTAGGGCCCTGAGTGTGATGTTGAAGACGCTGGCCGAGAGAGCCAGTCCGAGGGTGGTCATTAGTTGCCGACCACAGGATCCGCTGCCAGGCTGGATACAAAGGGTCGTATATTTggagggagcaggagaggtgGCTATCGCCGGTCAACTGGAAATTGAAGGCGCCGAGGATGCATTTGTAAAGGAGGCGGGCGGGCGAAGTCAGGTGGAAATCATTACGGACGCCGATGAGGGCGCGCTGGGAGAGCCGCTGGTTGAGATGAACGGCTGCAAAGTGCGCTACGGAAACAAAGTTGCTCTAGGAAACTGGGATGGTGGTCTGCACTGGACTGTCCGGAGAGGTCAAAGATGGGGCGTCTTTGGGCCCAATGGATCAGGCAAGACCACGATTGTAGCATTGCTTTGTTCTGACCATCCCCAGACATATTCGCTTCCCATCAAACTATTTGGACGCAACCGAATGCCGGAGCCGGGATCTGGTGAGCGGCCTCTGACTTTCTGGGATATCCAATCTCGCATTGGGCATTCTAGCCCTGAGATTCACAAGCACATGCCTCGTGGCTTGAACGTTCAACAAGTGCTGGAGAGCGCTTGGGCTGATACTTTCAAGGGCGTTCCTAAGTTGGACGAGGACGCCAAACAGAAAGTGAAGGCAACACTCAGGTGGTTTGAGAAGGAACTTAATCCTAGGTACTCAAAGGACAAAGACGGGCCCCGTGATGATGTCGCCTGGGCCCAGGATTATTTGTTTGGCGGCCTGTCCTTCAGTGCACAACGAGTGTTGCTGTTTCTTCGTGCCATCATTAAGCATCCGGACATTGTGGTTTTGGACGAAGCCTTTAGCGGTATGGATGAGTATGTGCGGGACAAGTGCATGCTCTTCCTAGCTTGCGGCGAGGAAAAAGCATACGCCGCTGACAGAACTGTCGTGGAACATCCTGCACCGGAGAAGATCAAATTGAAGGGACTGGGCGAGGACCAAGCACTGATCTGTATCAGCCatgtcaaggaggaggtcccAGATTGCGTCAAGGAGTGGCTGTGCCTTCCAGAGCCAAACATGGGGCTCCCGGCTCGCTTTGGACAACTGGAGAAGCCGTTGAGGACGGATGAAGATACTTGGATGCACACCATCTGGGGCCTTAAGAGAAGAAACTAA
- the UMP1 gene encoding 20S proteasome maturation factor (BUSCO:EOG092654XA; EggNog:ENOG503P40C; COG:O): protein MSLRIVPESNPSSSFTHQPSRAHVAPSAPGLHDTLRAGVGANPLTTPATQAISAHPLEARLKQWEATREQLKMETLRRTYGIAEPVRRGMELKIAREGTWKPLCLGGNSTPSIHEEILTGRDGIIEWEDVFTGEENGANIGVHEEIERKVKM from the exons ATG TCTCTCCGCATCGTCCCAGagtccaacccctcctcctccttcacccaTCAGCCCTCCCGCGCCCATGTTGCTCCATCAGCACCTGGTCTTCACGACACACTTCGCGCTGGTGTCGgcgccaaccccctcacaacTCCCGCGACCCAAGCCATCTCCGCCCACCCTCTCGAGGCCCGCTTAAAACAGTGGGAGGCCACCCGCGAGCAGCTCAAGATGGAGACACTCCGTCGCACATATGGCATTGCCGAGCCAGTCCGCAGAGGCATGGAGCTCAAGATCGCTCGTGAAGGAACATGGAAGCCCCTGTGCCTGGGCGGCAACAGCACACCTAGCATTCACGAAGAGATCTTGACTGGACGGGACGGCATTATTGAATGGGAGGATGTATTTACTGGGGAGGAGAACGGAGCGAACATCGGTGTGCACGAGGAGATCGAGCGCAAGGTGAAGATGTAA
- a CDS encoding uncharacterized protein (EggNog:ENOG503P4RH; COG:S) — MADIKPDTSTAQPRPSNEEPTASPQQQEPEQTGETVPSKTPESAEPVVSLSEVVTSSPAEPKGKNTEEEAPPLSQPPLGKTALTAAPARDDDSLSIEPTAALSPAAMSDSVSPSSPVCTITLLLPTGARHPYKIDEKYLSKRGVDIPEYLEGGGVKDPFSISVYKLKELILREWRDEWEGRPASPTSIRLIHFGKLLDDKEPLKKYQLSKDAPNVVHMSVRPAEMMEEDEGAKGGKASSREGRTREGGGGCCVIL, encoded by the exons ATGGCCGACATCAAGCCAGACACGAGCACCGCACAGCCGCGACCGTCGAATGAGGAGCCAACAGCCtctccacaacaacaagagccGGAACAGACGGGAGAGACCGTGCCGTCAAAGACACCAGAGAGCGCTGAACCAGTAGTATCTCTATCCGAGGTGGTGACAAGCTCACCTGCCGAACCGAAAGGAAAGAacacggaggaggaagcccCGCCATTatcacaaccacccctcGGCAAGACAGCTCTGACCGCTGCGCCAGCAAGAGACGATGACTCCCTTTCAATAGAGCCTACAGCCGCTCTGTCTCCCGCGGCCATGTCCGATTCTGTTTCGCCGTCTTCCCCGGTCTGCACCATCACGCTGCTGCTCCCTACCGGTGCGCGACACCCGTACAAGATCGACGAGAAGTACCTCTCGAAGCGGGGTGTTGATATTCCAGAATATctcgagggtgggggggtcAAGGACCCGTTCAGTATATCAGTGtacaagctcaaggagctgaTCTTAAGGGAGTGGAGGGACGAGTGGGAGGGCAGGCCGGCGAGTCCAACCAGTATCAGGTTGATTCATTTCGGAAAGTTATTGGACGATAAGGAGCCGTTGAAGA AATACCAACTGAGCAAAGATGCCCCCAACGTTGTGCACATGTCGGTACGGCCAgcagagatgatggaggaagacgagggcGCCAAAGGTGGGAAGGCCAGCTCCCGTGAGGGCAGGACAAgggagggcgggggcggcTGCTGTGTAATTCTATGA
- the CHS2_1 gene encoding Chitin synthase, class 2 (COG:M; EggNog:ENOG503NUPC; CAZy:GT2_Chitin_synth), protein MDNRLGRPNSPPGGRVPVPPEYMLPAYDDVHHESSTTGMGAAHGHGSNVRLLTDMEDPSDYQEFDRHERPGRRRQPYEPSIDSRSSILDPPLRMHPPTESYVSYDQSSMNESSWGPSRASSPEYSPPRGHPPPHSHRFEPADINGAPRPGTPSTVYGGSPRRPLPRAPMYNSPTRGMQSTTSFHDDATVNIPLASHHDDPFGPESDVTDNRRHHHTHSSYSADQMTLNEDEYYDEDGDVREKADRYVPAPAEGRQERRGVRAPQMSKREVQLINGELVLECKIPTILYSFLPRRDEIEFTHMRYTAVTCDPDDFVERGYKLRQNIGRTARETELFICITMYNEDEYGFTRTMHAVMKNISHFCSRNKSRTWGENGWQKIVVCVVSDGREKIHPRTLDALAAMGVYQHGIAKNYVNQKTCLSPDTMVRTTNGDKPIRDIAVGDQLFDHEDRPVQCLAAEAIQTSRMMKVTYTGYNSVSKSSFTCTPDHIMTLVAYGVKPFRHSNSNRVTWWTRCDRTELGADAVQIKWDAAMHDLYTEYREQLGRRPTDAEVRKYLKAITSTRVVPDSEDDDSQRVEKTYQSPVLIKLLAKLKAMDVDVDGEDESVVLMLLQQHMEDYLEHMILEPEDIPDEDNDDLIIDLDANRKKKIGTISTLSSRVSDKTFGQSPSIKSSPVNSLQQSQNEASQSTVSTYASVLTEDDHREMFAPVRNKLAVRDPKCKCQNLSCKGLRRVSTVFETSEQADLALELLSGDHYRVVDPCAVQDMEVFTMTLEEYQATCTAPMTQHKSKLRLYRSPLRFQPYQGPVSPVPIDPFWFGFWLGNGAKNNSGITSTDPEVEVYTQALVDRLNRDSIPPGKAPLKVSKYRIDIGTKHVYKGEEIKATKVAHRLRVMSTVSNLDKTHWNPIHDGLRELGLLGDKSGGIPDCYMNADENTRLAVLAGLIESDGWLSHGLNCYGFGQYTYEHKKLVEDARKLALSCGIQCNPIFERKNGKDRPEPGWFFYMGRGVEKFQPHLLLPRKRMTIPFTTSKNRDVRPFDVEDAGDGEFRLIEVSGELFQLADRTVVHNCTAHVYEYTTQVSLDSDLKFKGAEKGIVPCQMIFCLKEKNAKKLNSHRWFFNAFGKALNPNVCILLDVGTKPGSNSLYHLWKAFDTDSNVAGACGEIKAMKGKYGVNLLNPLVASQNFEYKMSNILDKPLESVFGYITVLPGALSAYRYHALQNDETGHGPLSQYFKGETLHGQHADVFTANMYLAEDRILCWELVAKRGERWVLKYVKGCTGETDVPDTVPEFVSQRRRWLNGAFFAAVYSLVHFKQIWLTDHTIARKVLLHIEFLYQLLQLLFTYFSLANFYLTFYFIAGGLADPHVTPFDADGKAALYIFTILRYICVLLISTQFILSLGNRPQGSRKMYLASMIIYAVIMIYTLFASIWIVVHQLSPKKEDKDKPELEMGNNVFTNMIVSTASTIGLYFVMSFMYLDPWHMFTSFVPYLILLPSYICTLQIYAFCNTHDVTWGTKGDNVMKTDLGGAVGKGSGSTVELEMPSEQLDIDSGYDEALRNLRDRIEVPEKPPSDAQLQEDYYKSVRTYMVVSWLVANATLAMAVSEIYGSSGIGDNFYLRFILWSVAALAAFRALGSTTFAIINLINMVVEGRVKAKFAVPNWARGLIEKMRDGARDIGEGVANSVRR, encoded by the exons ATGGACAACAGGCTCGGCAGGCCCAACTCCCCGCCAGGCGGGCGCGTACCAGTACCGCCTGAGTACATGCTGCCAGCTTACGATGATGTCCACCACGAATCGAGCACCACTGGCATGGGCGCCGCGCATGGCCACGGTTCTAATGTCAGGCTGTTGACGGATATGGAGGACCCTAGTGATTATCAGGAATTTGATAGGCATGAGAGGCC AGGCAGAAGACGACAGCCATACGAACCCTCGATTGATTCACGGTCCTCTATTCTCGACCCGCCCCTCCGCATGCACCCACCGACCGAGTCGTATGTTTCGTATGATCAGAGTAGCATGAACGAGAGCAGTTGGGGCCCTTCACGAGCATCATCCCCCGAGTATTCCCCTCCACGCggccacccaccaccacacagcCACAGGTTCGAGCCCGCTGATATCAATGGAGCCCCCCGCCCAGGAACCCCTTCCACCGTCTACGGAGGCTCTCCGCGCCGACCCCTTCCCCGTGCTCCAATGTACAACAGTCCAACGAGGGGCATGCAGTCGACGACCAGCTTTCACGATGATGCAACAGTCAACATCCCACTTGCCAGCCATCACGACGATCCCTTTGGCCCCGAGTCAGACGTCACTGACAACAGACGGCACCATCATACCCACTCATCCTACTCAGCAGATCAAATGACCCTGAACGAGGATGAATATTacgatgaagatggtgacGTTCGTGAGAAGGCTGACCGCTACGTTCCAGCACCGGCAGAGGGGCGACAGGAGCGCCGTGGTGTCCGCGCCCCCCAAATGAGCAAGAGAGAGGTGCAGCTTATCAATGGTGAACTCGTGTTGGAGTGCAAGATCCCCACCATTTTATACTCATTCCTCCCGCGCCGCGACGAAATCGAGTTTACTCATATGCGCTACACGGCCGTGACCTGCGACCCAGACGACTTTGTTGAAAGGGGCTACAAGCTGCGTCAGAACATTGGCCGGACCGCCCGCGAGACGGAATTGTTTATTTGCATCACCATGTACAACGAAGACGAGTATGGCTTCACGCGCACGATGCACGCTGTCATGAAGAACATCTCCCACTTTTGCAGCCGTAACAAGTCACGAACGTGGGGAGAGAACGGATGGCAGAAAATCGTCGTGTGCGTGGTGTCTGATGGACGAGAAAAGATTCACCCTCGCACACTCGACGCCTTGGCAGCCATGGGCGTCTACCAGCACGGCATCGCAAAGAATTACGTCAACCAGAAGACGTGTCTCTCCCCAGACACGATGGTCCGCACCACCAATGGTGACAAACCCATCCGAGACATCGCTGTAGGAGATCAGCTCTTCGACCACGAGGACCGACCCGTCCAGTGCCTAGCTGCTGAGGCTATTCAGACCTCCCGCATGATGAAGGTTACCTACACCGGGTACAACAGCGTCAGCAAGTCGTCCTTCACCTGTACGCCGGACCATATCATGACCCTGGTGGCTTATGGTGTCAAGCCCTTCAGGCATTCGAACAGCAACCGTGTTACGTGGTGGACTCGTTGCGATCGCACCGAGCTTGGGGCCGATGCGGTTCAGATCAAGTGGGATGCAGCCATGCATGATCTGTATACCGAGTACCGTGAGCAGCTGGGTCGCCGTCCAACTGATGCTGAGGTCCGCAAGTACCTGAAGGCCATCACGTCCACGAGAGTTGTCCCCGATTCTGAAGATGATGACTCTCAGAGGGTTGAAAAGACATATCAGAGTCCTGTTCTCATCAAGCTGCtggccaagctcaaggctATGGACGTGGACGTCGACGGTGAGGATGAATCGGTAGTATTGATGCTGCTACAGCAGCACATGGAGGACTATCTTGAGCACATGATACTTGAGCCAGAGGATATCCCTGACGAGGACAACGACGACTTGATCATCGATCTTGATGCCAAccggaaaaaaaagattggCACTATCAGCACGCTGTCTTCCCGCGTTTCGGACAAGACTTTCGGCCAGTCTCCTTCCATCAAGTCGTCTCCTGTTAACAGCCTACAGCAGTCTCAAAACGAGGCCTCACAGTCGACCGTGTCGACGTACGCATCTGTACTCACTGAGGACGACCACAGGGAGATGTTCGCCCCTGTCCGGAACAAGCTCGCAGTGCGTGATCCGAAATGCAAGTGTCAGAATCTGTCCTGCAAGGGCCTTCGGAGGGTGTCGACTGTCTTCGAAACCTCAGAGCAAGCCGACCTCGCTCTTGAGCTGCTATCAGGAGATCACTACCGTGTGGTTGACCCCTGCGCCGTCCAGGACATGGAGGTGTTCACGATGACGCTGGAGGAGTATCAGGCAACCTGCACGGCTCCGATGACGCAGCATAAGAGCAAGCTAAGACTATATCGGTCACCCCTGAGGTTCCAGCCGTATCAGGGTCCAGTGTCACCTGTCCCAATCGACCCATTTTGGTTTGGTTTCTGGCTTGGTAATGGCGCTAAGAACAACAGTGGGATTACCAGTACGGATCCGGAGGTCGAGGTCTACACGCAGGCACTCGTCGACCGCCTGAACCGTGATAGTATCCCTCCTGGAAAAGCGCCTCTCAAAGTATCCAAGTACAGGATTGATATCGGCACAAAACACGTCTACAAGGGAGAAGAAATCAAGGCAACGAAGGTCGCTCATCGTTTGCGTGTTATGAGCACTGTAAGCAACCTTGACAAGACACACTGGAACCCTATTCACGACGGCCTCAGAGAACTCGGCCTGCTGGGAGACAAGAGCGGTGGCATCCCCGACTGCTACATGAACGCGGACGAGAATACGCGCCTGGCTGTTCTCGCAGGCCTCATCGAATCCGACGGATGGCTTTCTCACGGTCTCAACTGTTACGGCTTTGGCCAGTACACCTACGAGCACAAGAAGCTTGTTGAGGACGCCCGCAAGTTAGCCCTCTCCTGCGGGATCCAGTGTAACCCTATCTTCGAACGGAAGAATGGTAAGGACCGCCCTGAGCCTGGCTGGTTCTTTTATATGGGCAGAGGGGTGGAGAAGTTccagcctcacctcctcctccctcgaaaGCGCATGACGATCCCGTTCACCACGTCTAAGAACAGGGACGTACGGCCCTTCGACGTCGAGGACGCCGGCGACGGCGAGTTCCGCCTCATCGAGGTCTCGGGAGAGCTCTTCCAGCTTGCAGATCGCACCGTGGTTCACAACTGCACCGCCCACGTGTACGAGTACACCACGCAGGTTTCTCTGGACTCGGATCTCAAGTTCAAGGGCGCCGAGAAGGGGATAGTGCCCTGCCAAATGATCTTTTGCTTGAAGGAAAAGAACGCCAAGAAGTTAAACTCGCATAGATGGTTCTTCAACGCATTTGGGAAGGCGCTAAACCCAAACGTGTGTATCTTGCTGGATGTTGGAACCAAGCCTGGGAGCAACTCGCTATATCACCTGTGGAAGGCATTCGATACCGACTCGAACGTTGCCGGCGCTTGCGGAGAGATTAAAGCAATGAAAGGTAAATACGGAGTCAATCTGTTGAATCCCCTGGTTGCGTCGCAGAATTTCGAATACAAAATGTCCAATATTCTGGACAAACCGTTGGAGTCGGTGTTTGGCTACATCACCGTGTTGCCTGGCGCCCTGAGTGCGTACCGATACCATGCGCTCCAGAATGACGAAACGGGCCACGGGCCACTGAGCCAGTACTTCAAGGGAGAGACGCTCCATGGACAGCACGCCGACGTGTTTACCGCCAACATGTACTTGGCCGAGGACAGAATCTTGTGCTGGGAGCTGGTTGCCAAACGCGGCGAGAGATGGGTGTTGAAGTACGTCAAAGGTTGCACGGGTGAGACAGATGTGCCTG ACACCGTTCCCGAGTTCGTCTCCCAGCGTCGTCGCTGGCTGAACGGAGCGTTCTTCGCCGCTGTGTATTCCCTGGTGCATTTCAAGCAGATCTGGCTCACCGACCACACCATTGCCCGCAAGGTGCTGCTGCACATTGAGTTCTTGTATCAACTCCTGCAACTCCTCTTCACCtacttctccctcgccaatTTCTACCTCACCTTCTACTTCATTGCCGGTGGTCTTGCCGATCCCCACGTCACACCTTTCGACGCCGACGGCAAAGCTGCCCTTtacatcttcaccatcctccgGTATATCTGTGTTCTATTGATCTCGACCCAGTTCATCCTGTCTCTCGGCAACCGTCCCCAGGGCTCCCGCAAGATGTACCTCGCGTCCATGATCATCTACGCTGTCATCATGATCTACACGCTGTTCGCCTCGATTTGGATTGTCGTCCACCAGCTCTCCCCtaagaaggaggacaaggacaagccCGAGCTCGAAATGGGCAACAACGTCTTCACCAACATGATCGTCTCGACAGCCTCGACTATTGGTCTCTACTTTGTCATGTCCTTCATGTACCTCGACCCCTGGCACATGTTCACCTCCTTCGTCCCGTACCTGATTCTCCTGCCCTCGTACATTTGCACTTTGCAAATCTACGCCTTTTGCAACACCCACGACGTCACTTGGGGAACAAAAGGTGACAATGTCATGAAGACGGATCTCGGTGGTGCCGTCGGCAAGGGGTCCGGTTCGACTGTCGAGTTGGAAATGCCCTCTGAGCAGTTGGACATCGACTCCGGATACGACGAGGCCCTCCGCAACCTCAGAGATAGAATTGAAGTGCCCGAGAAGCCACCCTCGGACGCGCAGCTGCAGGAGGATTACTACAAGTCGGTCCGTACCTACATGGTTGTTTCCTGGTTGGTGGCCAACGCCACGCTCGCCATGGCAGTCAGTGAAATCTATGGCAGCAGTGGCATTGGCGACAACTTTTACCTGCGCTTCATTCTCTGGTCTGTCGCCGCGTTGGCGGCCTTCAGAGCCCTGGGAAGCACGACTTTTGCCATCATTAACTTGATCAacatggtggtggagggcagGGTCAAAGCAAAGTTCGCAGTGCCCAACTGGGCTAGGGGTTTGATCGAGAAAATGAGGGACGGAGCGAGAGATATCGGAGAGGGGGTTGCTAATAGTGTTAGGAGGTGA
- a CDS encoding uncharacterized protein (EggNog:ENOG503PY5P), with the protein MFQKERLEGAIDQGSHFYWDDVRDPIMQHPGDVLLIFDCTAPFPLSSSKSNRPQQSHTGEEAEPPQEIRLFMGPGVLSRKGTKQVLGVCVPSSLASGRSGFGAEPLSISFKLSKEKQKPEMAEKPRARPRSLLLPGFDLNNLEPSDSVEPQGDQGAGQPELEQSSSPWKLDDTMTKALCRILDRDRNRVKTEVGMNEILSVQRLCSLVREDIRQTSTLPSTIGSEQREAIREVERGLAGRVFVTQLGGGQIQDIYLPCLGA; encoded by the exons ATGTTTCAAAAAGAGAGGCTGGAAGGTGCAAT TGACCAAGGAAGCCATTTTTACTGGGATGATGTGCGCGACCCAATCATGCAACATCCAGGGGATGTTCTTCTCATATTCGACTGCACGGCCCCTTTCCCACTGTCGTCCTCCAAGAGTAATCGACCACAACAATCTCATACTGGGGAGGAAGCCGAACCCCCTCAAGAAATCAGGCTTTTTATGGGCCCTGGTGTGCTCTCTAGAAAGGGAACGAAACAGGTGCTCGGCGTGTGTGTCCCTTCTTCGTTGGCTTCGGGAAGATCAGGATTTGGGGCAGAGCCATTGAGTATCTCGTTCAAATTgtcaaaagaaaagcaaaaaccAGAAATGGCCGAGAAGCCTCGTGCACGGCCAAGGTCACTTTTGTTGCCCGGATTTGATCTGAACAATCTGGAACCCTCAGATTCGGTTGAGCCTCAAGGTGACCAAGGAGCAGGACAGCCAGAGCTCGAACAGTCGAGTTCACCGTGGAAGCTCGACGACACCATGACAAAAGCGCTCTGCAGAATCCTGGACAGAGATCGAAACCGAGTGAAGACGGAGGTGGGGATGAACGAGATATTGTCTGTGCAACGGTTATGCAGTCTTGTTAGGGAAGATATACGACAGACATCAACTCTACCATCGACAATAGGATCGGAGCAAAGGGAAGCGATAAGGGAAGTGGAGAGGGGGCTGGCAGGAAGGGTATTTGTCACACAACTTGGTGGGGGACAGATACAGGACATTTACCTGCCTTGTCTTGGTGCTTGA
- a CDS encoding uncharacterized protein (EggNog:ENOG503PY5P) yields the protein MEDLSHLWECQITALRDSFSADSSVGAPTSGSPSLQRGDGGRDYDTHESEHGWDEKINSVVDALDELALQSPTGKINTTATQSPRTPWFPDGDAYTETVPLRSNSSSACSSMADRSAYSISITMATSTKSERSSGAVAVPTLHRPPASIVPIYTVKPNSSPRLHDGDASNHASLTTAVHPISPTLICISPLSILGTAAGSPWT from the exons ATGGAAGATCTCTCTCATCTCTGGGAATGTCAGATTACTGCTTTGAGAGATAGCTTCTCGGCAGACAGCAGTGTAGGGGCGCCGACGTCCGGGTCTCCAAGCCTCCAACGCGGTGATGGGGGCAGAGATTATGACACCCATGAGTCTGAGCATGGATGGGACGAGAAGATCAACTCGGTAGTCGATGCTCTAGACGAGTTGGCTCT ACAATCGCCTACCGGAAAGATCAACACTACCGCCACTCAAAGTCCCCGGACACCTTGGTTTCCGGATGGGGATGCTTACACCGAGACGGTGCCTCTGAGGTCAA ATTCAAGCTCTGCCTGTTCTTCCATGGCCGACAGATCCGCCtactccatctccatcactATGGCCACCTCAACAAAGTCAGAAAGATCATCAGGAGCAGTTGCTGTGCCCACATTACACCGCCCGCCAGCTTCCATTGTCCCCATCTACACTGTCAAGCCGAACAGCAGTCCCAGGCTCCACGACGGTGACGCCAGCAACCACGCTTCACTCACCACTGCCGTTCATCCAATCAGTCCCACCCTCATCTGTATCAGCCCTCTGTCTATCCTGGGCACCGCCGCTGGCTCGCCCTGGACCTGA